From Streptomyces durmitorensis, a single genomic window includes:
- a CDS encoding HAD hydrolase-like protein, producing MSQTVRTRPEGSRNVLSEAYDTALLDLDGVVYAGGHAIAHAVESLGTARAGGMHLAYVTNNALRTPDAVAEHLTELGIPTGAADVITSAQAAARLVSEQVPAGARVLVIGGEGLRVALRERGLEPVDSADDGPVAVVQGYGGPDMAWGRFGEACYAIARGVPWFASNTDLTIPSARGIAPGNGAAVEVVRIATGAEPQVAGKPLPPMHRETILRTGAERPLVVGDRLDTDIEGAFNGEVDSLLVLTGVTDGAQLLAAPPEHRPTYVDADLRGMLTGQPEVTPAEGGFGCGGWTASARGQELVLDGEGDAMDGLRALCAAAWTEAGDGVCTLDGEKALARLGV from the coding sequence ATGAGCCAGACCGTCAGGACGCGGCCCGAAGGCAGCCGGAATGTGCTGAGCGAGGCGTATGACACGGCGCTGCTCGACCTGGACGGGGTGGTGTACGCGGGAGGGCACGCGATCGCGCACGCCGTCGAGTCGCTCGGGACGGCCAGGGCGGGCGGCATGCATCTCGCGTACGTGACGAACAACGCGCTGCGAACGCCGGACGCGGTGGCGGAGCATCTGACGGAGCTCGGCATTCCGACCGGAGCCGCGGACGTCATCACGTCCGCGCAGGCCGCTGCGCGACTGGTGAGCGAGCAAGTCCCCGCGGGGGCACGGGTGTTGGTGATCGGCGGGGAAGGGCTGCGGGTCGCCCTGCGCGAGCGCGGCCTCGAGCCGGTGGACTCGGCCGACGACGGGCCGGTGGCGGTCGTGCAGGGGTATGGCGGGCCCGACATGGCGTGGGGGCGCTTCGGCGAGGCCTGTTACGCGATCGCGCGCGGGGTGCCGTGGTTCGCGTCCAACACGGACCTGACGATTCCCAGTGCGCGGGGCATCGCGCCGGGCAATGGCGCGGCGGTCGAGGTCGTACGCATCGCGACGGGCGCGGAGCCGCAGGTGGCGGGCAAGCCGCTGCCTCCGATGCACCGCGAGACGATCCTGCGGACGGGCGCCGAGCGGCCGTTGGTCGTGGGGGACCGGCTCGACACGGACATCGAGGGCGCGTTCAACGGCGAGGTGGACTCGCTGCTCGTCCTGACCGGGGTCACGGACGGCGCCCAGCTGCTCGCGGCCCCGCCCGAGCACCGGCCGACGTACGTGGACGCGGACCTGCGCGGCATGCTGACCGGTCAGCCCGAGGTGACCCCGGCGGAGGGCGGCTTCGGCTGCGGCGGGTGGACGGCGTCGGCGCGAGGGCAGGAGCTGGTGCTCGACGGCGAGGGCGACGCGATGGACGGGCTGCGCGCGCTGTGCGCGGCGGCGTGGACGGAGGCGGGGGACGGCGTGTGCACGCTGGACGGGGAGAAGGCGTTGGCGCGGCTGGGGGTGTAG
- a CDS encoding siderophore-interacting protein translates to MTASPYHFFDVHVLRTEYVTPAMIRVAFGGDDLARMGSAGRDQRIKVFLPQPGQDAPVMPDTSGGDAASWYTDWLALDPDVRGIMRTYTTRELRRDPDELIVDFAVHGTAPSPSDGPATSWARTARPGARIGVLAPIEDENGAYDFRPPQDTDWVLLTADESALPAVAAILETLPPATPTRVWIEVHDLADKQELPTKADAEITWLTEEGSTPSAIRAAELPSGTPYAWVTGESATVKTVRRHLVSDRGFDRKRISFSGYWRKGTTTDELIDRNETA, encoded by the coding sequence ATGACTGCATCCCCGTACCACTTCTTCGATGTCCACGTGCTGCGCACCGAGTACGTCACCCCCGCCATGATCCGCGTGGCGTTCGGCGGCGACGACCTGGCGCGGATGGGCTCGGCGGGCCGCGACCAGCGCATCAAGGTGTTCCTGCCGCAGCCGGGGCAGGACGCCCCCGTCATGCCGGACACATCGGGCGGGGACGCGGCAAGCTGGTACACCGACTGGCTCGCCCTCGACCCCGACGTCCGCGGCATCATGCGCACCTACACCACACGCGAACTGCGCCGCGACCCCGACGAGTTGATCGTCGACTTCGCGGTCCACGGCACCGCTCCCTCGCCCTCCGACGGCCCGGCCACCAGCTGGGCGCGGACCGCACGGCCCGGCGCCCGGATCGGCGTACTCGCACCGATCGAGGACGAGAACGGCGCGTACGACTTCAGGCCGCCGCAGGACACCGACTGGGTCCTCCTGACCGCCGACGAGTCGGCACTCCCGGCGGTGGCGGCCATCCTGGAGACGCTCCCGCCGGCCACGCCGACCCGCGTCTGGATCGAGGTCCACGACCTGGCGGACAAGCAGGAGCTGCCGACGAAGGCCGACGCCGAGATCACCTGGCTCACGGAGGAGGGCTCGACGCCGTCGGCGATCCGTGCCGCGGAGCTGCCTTCGGGCACCCCGTACGCCTGGGTCACGGGCGAGTCCGCGACGGTCAAGACCGTACGCCGCCACCTGGTGAGCGACCGCGGCTTCGACCGCAAGCGCATCTCGTTCTCCGGCTACTGGCGCAAGGGCACCACCACGGACGAGCTGATCGACCGCAACGAAACGGCCTGA
- a CDS encoding ABC transporter substrate-binding protein, with product MSTTLRPVAPRGMSRRGLLASGGALGLGALLSACGSEEKKSGKSAGSKPWSFKDDRGKTAKVNHTPKNIVAYISTAAALHDYGVTCTGTFGPSKPVDGKPNPQAGDLDVDKLTSLGESFNQFNIEKYAGLKPDLLISNMFPPPALWFVPADSTKKIEALAPTIGIKGARVSLLEPLKRYTELAEALGGDLASEKVRAARARFDKAERRLRKAAKANPGLKVLAMTGDADQFYVAVPDSYCDLNYFKDLGIEFVEGKKVDEWGFWEFLSWENADKYHADLIMMDNRSSALPPKELAKKPTWELLPAVKAGQTVPWSMEERYSYAGYAPVLEQLATAIEKSKRLT from the coding sequence ATGTCCACCACCCTCCGCCCCGTCGCCCCCAGAGGCATGTCCCGCCGCGGCCTGCTGGCCTCCGGCGGAGCGCTCGGCCTCGGCGCCCTGCTCAGCGCCTGCGGGAGCGAGGAGAAGAAGTCCGGGAAGAGCGCGGGCTCCAAGCCCTGGAGCTTCAAGGACGACCGCGGCAAGACCGCGAAGGTGAACCACACCCCGAAGAACATCGTCGCCTACATCAGCACGGCGGCCGCCCTGCACGACTACGGCGTCACCTGCACTGGAACCTTCGGCCCCTCCAAGCCGGTGGACGGCAAGCCCAACCCCCAGGCGGGCGATCTCGATGTCGACAAACTGACGAGCCTGGGCGAGTCCTTCAACCAGTTCAACATCGAGAAGTACGCGGGCCTCAAGCCCGATCTCCTGATCAGCAACATGTTCCCGCCGCCCGCCCTCTGGTTCGTGCCCGCGGACAGCACCAAGAAGATCGAGGCGCTCGCGCCCACCATCGGCATCAAGGGCGCCCGCGTCTCCCTGCTCGAACCCCTCAAGCGCTACACCGAGCTCGCCGAGGCGCTCGGCGGCGACCTCGCATCGGAGAAGGTGCGCGCGGCCAGGGCCCGCTTCGACAAGGCCGAGCGCCGGCTGCGCAAGGCGGCGAAGGCCAACCCCGGCCTGAAGGTCCTCGCGATGACCGGCGACGCCGACCAGTTCTACGTCGCCGTGCCGGACTCCTACTGCGACCTCAACTACTTCAAGGACCTCGGCATCGAGTTCGTCGAGGGCAAGAAGGTCGACGAGTGGGGCTTCTGGGAGTTCCTGAGCTGGGAGAACGCCGACAAATACCACGCCGATCTCATCATGATGGACAACCGGTCGAGCGCGCTGCCGCCCAAGGAACTGGCGAAGAAACCCACTTGGGAGCTGCTCCCCGCCGTCAAGGCCGGCCAGACCGTGCCCTGGTCGATGGAGGAGCGCTACAGCTACGCCGGTTACGCCCCCGTGCTCGAACAACTCGCCACCGCCATCGAGAAGTCGAAGAGGCTCACCTGA
- a CDS encoding ABC transporter substrate-binding protein, which translates to MHARRPIPPAPTRRGVLGVGGALGIGGLLTACGGGGDGAKSSAGGTGWSFKDDRGTTAKGARTPRRIVAYIGAAAALHDFGVECTGVFGPTKLKNGEPDVQAGDVDVDKVTILGNAWGEFSIEKYAKLRPELLVSTMNESPRLWYVPDDSAKKITSLAPSIGILTGKSSLTKVIGRFAELAGSLGADLKAEKVTAAKKRFEAASETLRKSAKAAKARGGLKVMAVSAQADMLYVGDPADFTDLRHYGDLGVEFVTPKKTAEGGFFQELGWENADTYEADLILVDKRTGNLQPAELKKSKPTWAKLPAVRAGQVISWSNEAQFSHAGYAPLIEQLAAAVDKSKKAAA; encoded by the coding sequence ATGCACGCCCGCCGTCCGATACCTCCCGCTCCGACCCGCCGTGGTGTGCTCGGCGTGGGCGGCGCCCTCGGAATCGGTGGACTCCTGACAGCATGCGGCGGGGGCGGCGACGGCGCAAAATCGTCAGCCGGCGGCACGGGCTGGAGCTTCAAGGACGACCGCGGCACCACCGCGAAGGGGGCCAGGACCCCGCGCCGGATCGTCGCCTACATCGGCGCGGCCGCAGCCCTGCACGACTTCGGCGTCGAGTGCACCGGCGTCTTCGGCCCGACGAAGCTGAAGAACGGCGAACCCGACGTCCAGGCCGGTGACGTCGATGTCGACAAGGTGACGATCCTCGGCAACGCCTGGGGCGAGTTCAGCATCGAGAAGTACGCGAAGCTCCGCCCCGAGCTGCTCGTCAGCACCATGAACGAGTCACCGAGGCTCTGGTACGTCCCCGACGACTCCGCCAAGAAGATCACCTCGCTCGCACCCAGCATCGGCATCCTGACCGGCAAGTCCTCCTTGACGAAGGTGATCGGCCGCTTCGCCGAACTCGCCGGGTCACTCGGCGCCGACCTCAAGGCGGAGAAGGTCACCGCCGCGAAGAAGCGTTTCGAAGCGGCGTCGGAGACCCTGCGCAAGTCCGCGAAGGCGGCCAAGGCCCGCGGCGGCCTCAAGGTCATGGCGGTCTCGGCGCAGGCCGACATGCTCTACGTGGGCGACCCGGCCGACTTCACCGACCTGCGCCACTACGGCGACCTGGGCGTCGAGTTCGTCACCCCGAAGAAGACGGCCGAGGGCGGCTTCTTCCAGGAGCTGGGCTGGGAGAACGCCGACACGTACGAGGCCGATCTGATCCTCGTCGACAAGCGGACCGGCAACCTCCAGCCCGCCGAGCTCAAGAAGTCCAAGCCGACCTGGGCGAAACTCCCCGCGGTCAGGGCCGGCCAGGTCATCTCCTGGTCCAACGAAGCCCAGTTCAGTCACGCCGGCTACGCACCGCTCATCGAGCAGCTCGCGGCGGCCGTCGACAAGTCGAAGAAGGCGGCAGCCTGA
- a CDS encoding FecCD family ABC transporter permease, whose protein sequence is MLVDSPPEASAESAPAPPNRRAIRSAGLLVSVCVLLLVVVASIAVGAKQMSLDQVWHGLFQDTGTYGDVVVGERLSRTLLGVLVGVALGLAGAVLQALTRNPLADPGLLGINLGASAAVVTAISFFGVTSLSGYVWFAFAGAAVVGAAVYALGGTRNATPVRLALAGTALSAALYGYLQAVMITDNAALNKMRFWTVGSLASAKTETILQVLPFLVVGIVLALGLARPLNAMAMGDDTARALGAHLNRTRALSMAAATLLCGAATAACGPIMFVGLMVPHVVRSFTGPDMRWILPYAAILSPVLLLGADVIGRVVARPAELQVGIITALIGAPVFIFLVRRRRLAQL, encoded by the coding sequence GTGTTGGTCGACAGTCCCCCCGAAGCCAGCGCGGAGAGTGCCCCCGCGCCACCCAACCGCCGCGCGATACGCAGCGCCGGGCTCCTCGTCTCGGTCTGTGTGCTGCTGCTCGTCGTCGTGGCGAGCATCGCGGTCGGTGCCAAACAGATGTCCCTCGACCAGGTCTGGCACGGTCTGTTCCAGGACACCGGGACGTACGGCGATGTCGTCGTCGGAGAGCGGCTCTCGCGGACGCTGCTCGGCGTGCTCGTCGGTGTGGCCCTCGGCCTCGCCGGGGCCGTCCTCCAGGCGCTGACGCGCAATCCGCTCGCCGACCCGGGGCTGCTCGGCATCAACCTCGGCGCTTCGGCCGCCGTCGTCACCGCCATCAGCTTCTTCGGCGTCACCTCCCTGAGCGGCTATGTGTGGTTCGCCTTCGCCGGAGCGGCCGTGGTCGGCGCCGCCGTCTACGCCCTCGGCGGGACCCGCAACGCGACGCCCGTGCGGCTCGCGCTCGCCGGAACCGCCCTGAGCGCCGCGCTCTACGGCTATCTGCAGGCCGTGATGATCACCGACAACGCCGCGCTCAACAAGATGCGCTTCTGGACGGTCGGCTCCCTCGCATCGGCCAAGACCGAGACCATCCTGCAGGTCCTGCCCTTCCTGGTGGTCGGCATCGTGCTCGCCCTGGGCCTGGCCCGGCCGCTCAACGCCATGGCCATGGGCGACGACACCGCCCGCGCTCTCGGCGCCCATCTGAACCGCACCCGCGCCCTGTCCATGGCCGCCGCGACCCTGCTCTGCGGGGCCGCGACCGCGGCCTGCGGGCCCATCATGTTCGTCGGCCTGATGGTGCCGCACGTCGTGCGCTCCTTCACCGGGCCCGACATGCGCTGGATCCTGCCGTACGCGGCGATCCTCTCGCCGGTCCTGCTGCTCGGCGCCGACGTCATCGGGCGCGTCGTCGCGCGCCCCGCCGAACTGCAGGTCGGCATCATCACCGCGTTGATCGGCGCTCCGGTCTTCATCTTTCTCGTACGACGGCGGAGGCTGGCTCAGCTGTGA
- a CDS encoding FecCD family ABC transporter permease, whose translation MKAIRTRGGLSFRLDVRTAVVVAVLIVAALAASVVLIGTGDFYIPTADVIRTLLGNGDAGQEFIINDLRLPRVLVGLLVGAALGLGGAIFQSISRNPLGSPDILGLGQGSTAGALIMIVLFQGTAVQVAGGALVGGLVTGFAIYVLAWKRGVHGFRFVLVGIGVSAFVTAINGYLLTKADLVDAARAVVWMTGSLNGRDWDQVWPLLVLCAILVPLVMTYARPLRMLEMGDDVGYALGVPVERTRIVLMGSAVLLTAAATAAAGPVAFVALTAPQLAKRLTRSPGPNLMPAMFMGATLLIVADWASQRAFGADQLPVGVVTGVLGGIYLLWLLVIERKAGRI comes from the coding sequence GTGAAGGCGATACGCACCCGGGGCGGACTCAGCTTCCGTCTCGACGTCCGCACGGCCGTGGTCGTCGCCGTGCTCATCGTGGCCGCGCTCGCTGCGAGCGTCGTCCTGATCGGCACCGGCGACTTCTACATCCCCACGGCCGACGTCATCCGCACCCTGCTCGGCAACGGAGACGCCGGGCAGGAGTTCATCATCAACGACCTGCGCCTTCCGCGGGTCCTCGTCGGCCTCCTGGTGGGTGCCGCGCTCGGGCTCGGCGGCGCGATCTTCCAGTCCATCTCGCGCAATCCGCTGGGCAGTCCGGACATCCTCGGCCTCGGGCAGGGGTCCACCGCGGGCGCGCTCATCATGATCGTCCTCTTCCAGGGCACCGCTGTGCAGGTCGCCGGGGGCGCGCTCGTGGGCGGCCTGGTGACCGGCTTCGCGATCTACGTGCTCGCCTGGAAGCGGGGCGTGCACGGCTTCCGGTTCGTCCTCGTCGGCATCGGTGTCTCCGCGTTCGTCACCGCGATCAACGGTTATCTGCTCACCAAGGCGGACCTCGTCGACGCCGCGCGCGCCGTCGTCTGGATGACCGGCTCCCTCAACGGCCGGGACTGGGACCAGGTCTGGCCGCTGCTCGTCCTGTGCGCGATCCTCGTACCGCTCGTCATGACGTACGCCCGTCCGCTGCGGATGCTGGAGATGGGCGACGACGTCGGTTACGCGCTCGGGGTGCCCGTGGAGCGCACCCGCATCGTCCTGATGGGCTCGGCGGTGCTGCTCACCGCGGCCGCGACCGCCGCGGCGGGCCCCGTCGCCTTCGTCGCGCTCACCGCGCCGCAGCTGGCCAAGCGGCTCACCCGCTCGCCGGGACCCAACCTCATGCCCGCGATGTTCATGGGCGCCACCCTGCTGATCGTCGCGGACTGGGCGTCCCAGCGGGCGTTCGGCGCCGACCAGCTGCCCGTCGGCGTGGTCACGGGCGTACTCGGCGGCATCTATCTGCTGTGGCTCCTCGTCATCGAGCGCAAGGCGGGGCGGATATGA
- a CDS encoding ABC transporter ATP-binding protein, with translation MKTRTATNTNTSESTDRQERAAVNRLIADDVTLGYDQRVIAEKLSVEIPDNSFTVIVGPNACGKSTLLRALSRMLKPSAGRVLLDGNVIQSMPAKKVARTLGLLPQSSIAPDGITVGDLVARGRYPHQGLLRQWSPEDERIVGESMASTGVAELADRYVDELSGGQRQRVWIAMALAQQTPLLLLDEPTTYLDIQHQIDVLDLCADLHEEQGRTLVAVLHDLNHAARYATHLIALREGEVVAEGAPSEIVTAELVRDTFGMDCQIIDDPESGTPLVVPASRRGRTKPKATADTGAKAAT, from the coding sequence ATGAAGACGCGTACGGCCACGAACACGAATACCTCTGAGAGCACCGACAGGCAGGAGCGTGCCGCAGTGAACCGGCTCATCGCGGACGACGTGACACTGGGCTACGACCAGCGCGTCATCGCGGAGAAGTTGTCCGTCGAGATCCCCGACAACTCCTTCACGGTGATCGTCGGCCCGAACGCCTGCGGCAAGTCCACCCTGCTGCGCGCCCTGTCCCGGATGCTCAAGCCCTCCGCAGGACGTGTCCTGCTCGACGGCAACGTCATCCAGTCGATGCCCGCGAAGAAGGTGGCGCGCACGCTCGGCCTGCTCCCGCAGTCGTCGATCGCGCCCGACGGGATCACGGTGGGCGACCTGGTGGCGCGCGGACGCTATCCGCACCAGGGACTCCTCCGCCAGTGGTCGCCGGAGGACGAGCGGATCGTGGGCGAGTCCATGGCGTCGACCGGCGTCGCCGAGCTGGCCGATCGCTATGTCGACGAACTCTCGGGCGGCCAGCGCCAGCGCGTGTGGATCGCGATGGCGCTCGCCCAGCAGACTCCGTTGCTGCTCCTGGACGAGCCGACCACGTACCTCGACATCCAGCACCAGATAGACGTGCTCGACCTCTGCGCCGACCTGCACGAGGAGCAAGGCCGCACGCTCGTCGCCGTCCTGCACGACCTCAACCACGCGGCCCGGTACGCCACCCACCTCATCGCCCTGCGTGAGGGCGAGGTCGTGGCCGAGGGCGCGCCGTCCGAGATCGTCACCGCGGAGCTGGTCCGGGACACCTTCGGGATGGACTGCCAGATCATCGACGACCCGGAGTCGGGGACGCCGCTCGTGGTGCCGGCGTCACGGCGCGGACGTACGAAGCCGAAGGCGACTGCCGACACCGGGGCTAAAGCAGCGACCTGA
- a CDS encoding alkyl sulfatase C-terminal domain-containing protein — MATIEECRTALDTLSDNLAGAEGGVRSAAALNRSLSCRITDLDVTFTGRLENGRITVLDTHPGPPREKAEIRLTMSGDDLVAMVDGELNFAKAWASGRVKLEAGLRDLLRLRSLL, encoded by the coding sequence ATGGCGACGATCGAAGAGTGCCGCACGGCGCTCGACACACTCTCGGACAACCTGGCGGGCGCCGAGGGCGGCGTGCGCAGCGCGGCCGCGCTCAACCGCTCGCTCAGCTGCCGCATCACCGATCTTGACGTGACCTTCACGGGCCGCCTCGAGAACGGCCGGATCACGGTGCTCGACACGCATCCCGGCCCCCCTCGCGAGAAGGCCGAGATCCGCCTCACCATGTCCGGCGACGACCTGGTGGCGATGGTGGACGGCGAGCTGAACTTCGCGAAGGCCTGGGCCTCCGGCCGGGTCAAGCTGGAGGCGGGCCTGCGCGACTTGCTCCGCCTCAGGTCGCTGCTTTAG
- a CDS encoding TlyA family RNA methyltransferase yields MAGVARRRLDAELVRRKLARSREHASQLIAAGRVTVDKNTATKPATQVETAAAIVVATDDSDPDYVSRGGHKLAGAFAAFVPQGLVVEGRRALDAGASTGGFTDVLLRAGASGVVAVDVGYGQLAWSLQSDDRVTVKDRTNVRELTLEAIDGTPVDLVVGDLSFIPLGLVLPALVRCAAPDADLVLMVKPQFEVGKERLGSGGVVRSTQLRADAVRGVARQAWGLGLGVRGVTASPLPGPSGNVEYFLWLRAGAPELDPADVDRAVAEGPR; encoded by the coding sequence GTGGCAGGAGTGGCACGCCGCCGCCTCGACGCCGAGCTGGTCCGGCGCAAGCTGGCGCGCTCGCGCGAGCACGCCAGCCAGCTGATCGCCGCAGGGCGGGTGACCGTCGACAAGAACACCGCGACGAAGCCCGCGACGCAGGTGGAGACCGCCGCAGCCATCGTGGTCGCGACCGACGACAGCGATCCCGACTACGTCTCGCGCGGCGGCCACAAGCTGGCGGGCGCGTTCGCCGCGTTCGTGCCGCAGGGCCTGGTCGTCGAGGGGCGGCGCGCGCTCGACGCGGGCGCGTCCACCGGCGGCTTCACCGATGTGCTGCTGCGCGCCGGTGCCTCGGGCGTCGTCGCCGTGGACGTCGGGTACGGCCAACTCGCCTGGTCGCTGCAGAGCGACGACCGGGTCACCGTCAAGGACCGCACGAACGTACGGGAGTTGACGCTGGAGGCCATCGACGGGACCCCCGTCGACCTGGTCGTCGGCGACCTCTCGTTCATCCCGCTCGGCCTGGTGCTTCCCGCCCTCGTGCGGTGTGCCGCCCCGGACGCCGACCTGGTCCTGATGGTCAAGCCGCAGTTCGAGGTCGGCAAGGAGCGCCTGGGCAGCGGCGGTGTGGTGCGCAGCACGCAGCTGCGGGCCGACGCCGTACGCGGCGTGGCGAGGCAGGCGTGGGGGCTCGGGCTCGGTGTGCGTGGCGTGACCGCGAGCCCGCTGCCCGGACCTTCCGGAAATGTCGAGTACTTTCTGTGGCTGCGTGCCGGGGCGCCCGAACTCGACCCGGCGGACGTAGACCGTGCCGTGGCGGAGGGGCCCCGTTGA
- a CDS encoding NAD kinase: protein MTDTRETQTRARTVFLLAHTGRPAAIRSAELVVQGLLRSGIGVRVLEAEAADLPLPPEVGTVKEATPQCLDGCELLVVLGGDGTLLRGAEFARASGVPMLGVNLGRVGFLAEAERDDLDKVVDRVVTKAYEVEERMTIDVVVHSNGDVVHRDWALNEAAVQKMSAERMLEVVLEIDGRPVTGFGCDGIVCATPTGSTAYAFSAGGPVVWPEVEALLMVPISAHALFAKPLVTSPDSVLAVEVQQHTPHGVLWCDGRRTVELPPGARVEVRRGGVPVRLARLHHASFTDRLVAKFALPVSGWRGAPH, encoded by the coding sequence TTGACTGACACCCGAGAGACCCAGACCCGAGCTCGTACCGTTTTCCTGCTCGCGCACACCGGACGGCCTGCCGCCATCCGCAGTGCCGAACTCGTCGTCCAGGGGCTGCTGCGCAGCGGCATCGGCGTACGGGTCCTGGAGGCGGAGGCGGCCGATCTGCCGCTGCCGCCCGAGGTCGGCACCGTGAAGGAGGCCACCCCGCAGTGCCTGGACGGCTGTGAACTGCTCGTCGTGCTCGGTGGCGACGGCACCTTGTTGCGTGGCGCCGAGTTCGCCCGCGCCTCCGGTGTGCCGATGCTCGGCGTGAACCTGGGGCGCGTCGGCTTCCTCGCCGAGGCCGAGCGCGACGACCTCGACAAGGTCGTCGACCGGGTGGTGACGAAGGCGTACGAGGTCGAGGAGCGGATGACCATCGACGTCGTCGTGCACAGCAACGGCGATGTCGTGCACCGCGACTGGGCGCTCAACGAAGCCGCCGTGCAGAAGATGTCGGCCGAGCGGATGCTCGAGGTCGTCCTGGAGATCGACGGGCGTCCGGTCACGGGCTTCGGCTGCGACGGCATCGTGTGCGCGACGCCGACCGGCTCCACCGCGTACGCCTTCTCCGCGGGCGGGCCCGTGGTGTGGCCCGAGGTGGAGGCGCTCCTGATGGTGCCGATCAGCGCCCACGCCCTGTTCGCCAAGCCCCTGGTGACCTCGCCGGACTCGGTGCTCGCCGTCGAGGTCCAGCAGCACACGCCGCACGGGGTCCTTTGGTGCGACGGGCGGCGGACCGTGGAACTGCCGCCGGGGGCCCGGGTCGAGGTGCGCAGGGGCGGGGTGCCGGTGCGGCTCGCGCGGCTGCACCACGCGTCGTTCACCGACCGGCTCGTGGCGAAGTTCGCCCTGCCGGTGTCGGGGTGGCGGGGGGCTCCGCACTAG
- a CDS encoding FtsX-like permease family protein encodes MGTGLAQAALRAHRPAFVGTAVAALFAATVVSASTMMLGTTGTDGLSARARRQITENGVGDMAVVLLIGSVYMSIFVVASTMGTAVTQQHRELAMVRSIGAKPRQIRRAVAVQALAASIPAALAGFVIGGFAARWWHAGMVSHGLLPAEAEFRFGWVALPVCLGVAVVTTTLAAVLSALRFSLLRPARALSEAATGRRGLGMLRAPLGLVAVAGACAVSVLLSKQPADEASEGAFLVLILFCVGAGLLGPRIIGPAAWVVSALVGRFGAGARLAMLNVRSQPRRFSAAVVPLVLVVGFGLTKIGMHTTAQHHTGSAGSTGEVWLDYVGTGLYAGFAAIAAANTLAMISFERRRDVALLRVVGSRRAQVRAMAAGEAVVVAGTALLLGTAIALGTLAPILSTAFGSSLPHLPWGVPTGIAAGTLLLTLLATGLPVSAVMRKRPISVVCST; translated from the coding sequence ATGGGAACGGGACTGGCACAGGCGGCGCTGCGTGCGCATCGCCCGGCATTCGTGGGCACGGCGGTGGCCGCGCTCTTCGCGGCGACCGTGGTGAGCGCATCGACAATGATGCTCGGCACGACGGGCACCGACGGGCTCTCCGCGCGGGCCCGCAGACAGATCACCGAGAACGGCGTCGGCGACATGGCCGTCGTCCTTCTGATCGGTTCGGTCTACATGTCGATATTCGTGGTCGCGTCGACCATGGGCACGGCCGTCACGCAGCAGCACCGCGAGCTCGCCATGGTGCGCTCCATCGGCGCCAAGCCCCGCCAGATCCGCCGCGCGGTGGCCGTCCAGGCCCTCGCCGCGTCGATCCCGGCGGCGCTCGCCGGCTTCGTCATCGGCGGCTTCGCCGCGCGCTGGTGGCACGCGGGCATGGTCTCGCACGGACTGCTCCCCGCCGAGGCGGAGTTCCGGTTCGGCTGGGTCGCCCTGCCGGTGTGCCTGGGCGTGGCCGTGGTGACGACGACGCTCGCCGCGGTCCTCTCGGCGCTGCGGTTCTCGCTCCTTCGCCCGGCCCGCGCCCTGAGCGAGGCGGCGACCGGACGGCGGGGGCTCGGCATGCTCCGGGCGCCGCTCGGCCTCGTCGCGGTCGCGGGAGCCTGCGCGGTCTCGGTGCTCCTCTCGAAGCAGCCCGCGGACGAGGCGAGCGAGGGGGCGTTCCTCGTCCTGATCCTCTTCTGCGTCGGCGCGGGGCTCCTCGGCCCGCGGATCATCGGGCCCGCGGCCTGGGTGGTCTCCGCGCTGGTGGGCCGGTTCGGCGCCGGCGCGCGCCTGGCGATGCTCAACGTCCGCTCGCAGCCCCGCCGTTTCTCCGCCGCGGTCGTGCCGCTCGTCCTGGTCGTGGGCTTCGGCCTGACCAAGATCGGCATGCACACCACGGCGCAGCACCACACGGGCTCGGCGGGCAGCACGGGCGAGGTCTGGCTCGACTACGTGGGCACGGGTCTGTACGCGGGCTTCGCCGCGATCGCCGCGGCGAACACCCTCGCCATGATCTCCTTCGAGCGCCGCCGCGACGTCGCCCTGCTGCGCGTGGTCGGCAGCCGGCGCGCGCAGGTGCGGGCGATGGCGGCCGGGGAGGCGGTGGTCGTCGCGGGCACCGCGCTGCTGCTGGGCACCGCGATCGCGCTCGGCACGCTGGCGCCCATCCTGAGCACGGCCTTCGGCTCGTCGCTCCCCCACCTGCCGTGGGGCGTGCCGACGGGGATAGCGGCGGGCACATTGCTGCTCACACTGCTGGCGACGGGCCTTCCGGTGAGCGCGGTCATGAGAAAGCGGCCCATCTCAGTGGTCTGCTCCACGTGA